From the Actinomycetota bacterium genome, the window GGACGGGGTGCTCAAGCACCGCGAGACCTACGAGATCATGCAGCCCGAGGACGTGGGCTTGGTGGAATCGGAGATCTACCTGGGCAAGCACTCCGGCCGGCACGCCCTCAAGACCAAGCTGGAGGAGATGGGCTTCTACCTCGACGACAAGGGCCTGGAGCGGGCGTTCATCCGCTTCAAGGAGCTGGCGGGCAAGAAGAAGGAGGTGGCGGTCAAGGACCTGGAGGCCATCGCCCTTGACGAGATCCGCACCCTGGAGGAACTCTTCCAGCTCGAGTACATGCAGTCCTCCTCGGGCACGGGGGCGGTTCCCATCGCGGCGGTTAAACTGTCGCGCGAGGGCAAGAGCTTCGAGGCCACCTCCACCGGCGACGGACAGGTAGATGCCGTATGCCGGGCCATCCTCAAGGCCACCAAGATCAAGGCCAAACTCAAGGCCTATCAGGTGCAGGCCATCACCAAGGGGCTGGACGCCATGGGCGACGTAACCGTCAAGCTGGAGATAGAGGGAGACGAGGTGGTGGGGCGCGGCGTCAGCCCGGATATCATCGAGGCCAGCGCCCGCGCCTACATCAACGCCATCAACCGGGCGGTGCAGAAGGGCCTGATGGAGAAGAAGAAGCTGGCCCGGCAGGCCAAGTCCTCCGGTGCGGCCAAGAAAGCCCCAGCCAGGAAAGCCCCGGCCAAGAAGGCCGCCGCCAAGCGGGCCAAGGGCTAGACCGTTTCCGGGTGGATCCACATGGGACAGACCATCACCGAGAAGATACTCGCGTGGCACGCCGGGCGCGACGAAGTGTTTCCCGGCGAGCTGATAAACGCACGTGTTGACCTCGCCCTGGCCAACGATATCACCGCGCCCCTGGCCCTGGATGCCTTCCGCGAGATGGGGGCGGAGCGCGTGTTCGATACCGCCAGGGTGGTGCTGGTACCCGACCATTTCGCACCGGCCAGGGACATCCTCGCCGCCGAGAACTGCGCCAGGATCAGGGAGTTCGCGCGGCGGCAGGGGCTGGAGCACTACTACGAGGTGGGCAGGGTAGGCATAGAGCACGTGTTGCTGCCCGAGGAAGGCCTGGTGCTCCCGGGCGAGCTCATCGTGGGTGCCGATTCACATACCTGCACCTACGGCGCGCTGGGGGCTTTCTCCACCGGCATGGGCTCCACGGACCTGGCCATGGCCATGGCCCTGGGGGAGGTCTGGCTGCGGGTACCCGAGAGCATGCGCCTGACCTACACCGGAGAACTCAAGCCCTGGGTGGGCGGAAAAGACCTCATCCTGCATACCATCGGCAGCATCGGGGTGGACGGCGCGCGCTACCGGGCCATGGAGTTCACCGGCCCGGCCATCGATTCGCTGTCGATGGAGGGGAGGTTCACCATGGCAAACATGGCCGTGGAGGCGGGGGCCAAGAACGGAATCTTCGCCGTGGACTCCAAGACCCGCGCCTGGTTGGAGAAGCGGGCGCGCCGCGACTACCGCGCCTTCGCGAGCGACCCCGACGCCGCGTACGCGCAGGAGCTATGCTTCGACGTTGAGCGCCTCGAGCCACAGGTGGCCTTCCCGCACCTGCCTTCCAACGTGCGCCCCATCTCGCGGGCCGGAGAGGTAAAGATCGACCAGGTGGTCATCGGCTCCTGTACCAACGGGTGGCTGGAGGACATAGAGACCGCAGCCCGCATCCTTGAGGGCAGGGAGGTGCATCCCCATGTCAGGACGATCATCTTCCCGGGCACGCCGAAGATCAAGCTGGAGATGATCCGCCGCGGCTGGATGGAGACCTTCATCAGGGCCGGGGCGGTGGTCAGCACCCCCACCTGCGGCCCTTGCCTGGGCGGCCACATGGGAGTCATCGCCGCGGGCGAGAGGGCGGTCTCCACCACCAACCGCAATTTCGTGGGACGCATGGGGCACAAGGAGGGCGAGGTGTATCTCAGCGGCCCGGCCGTGGCGGCGGCGTCCGCGGTGACCGGGCGCCTCACCGACCCCAGGGAGGTGATGGGAGGATGACGGACATGGTCCTGGAGGGAAAGGCCTGGCGCTACGGGCGCGACGTCGACACCGACGTGATCATCCCCGCCCGCTACCTCACCCTCACCGACCCCGCCGAGCTCGGCGCCCATTGCCTGGAAGACCTGGATCCCAAGTTCGCGGGACGGGTAAAGGCGGGAGACTTCATCGTGGCGGAGGAGAACTTCGGTTCCGGCTCCTCGCGGGAGCATGCTCCCCTGGCCATCAAGGGGTGCGGGGTGTCGTGCGTCATCGCCTCCTCCTTCGCCAGGATCTTCTACCGCAACGCCATCAACGTTGGCCTGCCCATCCTGGAATGCCCGGAGGCGGTGAGGGATATCGGAAAAGGGCATCGCCTGCGCGTGGACCTGGAGAGGGGCACGGTGGAGAACCTCTCCACCGGCAGGGTCTTCGAGGCCCAGCCCTTTCCGGAGTTCATGCGAGAGATAATCGCCCTGGGCGGGCTGGTCGATTACGTGAGGGAGCGGCTGGAGAACAAGGGTTGATGAGGGCGGCGCGGGTGAGGGTGTCCACGGGCCGGGCGGGCCAGGAGAGAGACCGATAAAACGAGGGACGCGAGGTGAGACGATGTACAAGATAGCGGTAATCCCCGGCGACGGCACGGGGCCCGAGGTGGCCAGGGAGGGCGTAAAGGCCCTGGAGGCCGTGGCGGATGTGGCCGGGTTCGACTACGACTTGAAGTTCTTCGATTACGGCGGCGACCGTTACCTGAAGACGGGCATGGTCCTCGCCGACGAGGAGCTCGACGGCCTGCGCGACTTCGACGCCATCTTCCTGGGCGCCATCGGCCACCCCGACGTCAAGCCGGGCATCCTGGAGCAGGGCATC encodes:
- a CDS encoding 3-isopropylmalate dehydratase small subunit; amino-acid sequence: MVLEGKAWRYGRDVDTDVIIPARYLTLTDPAELGAHCLEDLDPKFAGRVKAGDFIVAEENFGSGSSREHAPLAIKGCGVSCVIASSFARIFYRNAINVGLPILECPEAVRDIGKGHRLRVDLERGTVENLSTGRVFEAQPFPEFMREIIALGGLVDYVRERLENKG
- the leuC gene encoding 3-isopropylmalate dehydratase large subunit yields the protein MGQTITEKILAWHAGRDEVFPGELINARVDLALANDITAPLALDAFREMGAERVFDTARVVLVPDHFAPARDILAAENCARIREFARRQGLEHYYEVGRVGIEHVLLPEEGLVLPGELIVGADSHTCTYGALGAFSTGMGSTDLAMAMALGEVWLRVPESMRLTYTGELKPWVGGKDLILHTIGSIGVDGARYRAMEFTGPAIDSLSMEGRFTMANMAVEAGAKNGIFAVDSKTRAWLEKRARRDYRAFASDPDAAYAQELCFDVERLEPQVAFPHLPSNVRPISRAGEVKIDQVVIGSCTNGWLEDIETAARILEGREVHPHVRTIIFPGTPKIKLEMIRRGWMETFIRAGAVVSTPTCGPCLGGHMGVIAAGERAVSTTNRNFVGRMGHKEGEVYLSGPAVAAASAVTGRLTDPREVMGG